The following coding sequences are from one Rathayibacter sp. VKM Ac-2760 window:
- a CDS encoding single-stranded DNA-binding protein gives MSTRTITGNLAADPEAVQAGRVQIVKLRVIENTGEFRGGEWTAHEAPTTHFVEAKFELGEHVLASLHKGDAVIVVGYERTVAWGEAENRRTGRVLEADAIGPNLARAAAIIQTAPRMPRRLATYETE, from the coding sequence ATGAGCACGAGGACCATCACCGGCAATCTCGCTGCCGACCCCGAGGCCGTACAGGCCGGGCGAGTGCAGATCGTGAAGCTGCGCGTCATCGAGAACACCGGAGAGTTCCGCGGGGGAGAGTGGACCGCACACGAGGCGCCGACGACGCACTTCGTGGAAGCGAAGTTCGAGCTGGGCGAGCACGTCCTCGCCTCCCTCCACAAGGGAGACGCCGTGATCGTCGTCGGCTACGAGCGCACCGTCGCCTGGGGCGAAGCAGAGAACCGCCGCACCGGCCGCGTCCTTGAAGCCGACGCCATCGGACCCAACCTCGCTCGCGCAGCCGCGATCATTCAGACCGCTCCGAGGATGCCCCGCCGTCTCGCAACCTACGAAACGGAGTAG
- a CDS encoding DUF3560 domain-containing protein → MLTITHTPEAGTLIEGTSRGDGTAEILKATGWRWGRSISAWYVPQSRDRLPKWWTINRAATALRDAGHEVTIEAEETFRPTAEAEAATIERQAARVDALDAKADRRAVDADTADAAARRAFDRLPEGGEPIKIGHHSETRHRNAIEKAHNAMGRSVEADREATRAHARADVAAHTTEHRYAPGMVARRIDRLDTEIRGYTRKIEGSSHNFGGGYIETTTPATGAYRERLLTQRAQLEDQRNYWSDVREEQAAAGQVTIHSRETIDKGDMIKHRFGWHVVTRVNPKSVTVALDWNDGTRPYKVAYADVQGHHTAAEVEAARTAATETAAAS, encoded by the coding sequence ATGCTCACCATCACCCACACCCCCGAAGCCGGAACCCTCATCGAGGGCACCAGCCGCGGCGACGGCACCGCCGAGATCCTCAAGGCGACCGGCTGGCGCTGGGGCCGCTCCATCAGCGCCTGGTACGTCCCGCAGTCCCGCGACCGCCTCCCGAAGTGGTGGACCATCAACCGCGCCGCGACCGCCCTGCGCGACGCCGGACACGAGGTCACTATCGAGGCCGAAGAGACGTTCCGCCCGACCGCGGAGGCGGAGGCGGCGACCATCGAGCGCCAGGCCGCCCGCGTCGACGCGCTCGACGCGAAGGCTGACCGCCGCGCCGTCGACGCCGACACCGCCGACGCGGCCGCGCGCCGCGCGTTCGACCGGCTCCCGGAGGGCGGCGAGCCGATCAAGATCGGCCACCACTCCGAGACGCGACACCGCAACGCGATCGAGAAGGCCCACAACGCGATGGGCCGCAGCGTCGAAGCCGACCGCGAAGCCACCCGCGCCCACGCCCGCGCCGACGTCGCCGCCCACACCACCGAACACCGCTACGCCCCCGGAATGGTCGCCCGTCGCATCGACCGCCTCGACACCGAGATTCGCGGTTACACGCGGAAGATCGAGGGCAGCTCCCACAACTTCGGCGGCGGCTACATCGAGACGACCACCCCCGCCACCGGCGCCTACCGGGAGCGACTGCTCACCCAGCGCGCGCAGCTCGAAGACCAGCGCAACTACTGGTCGGACGTCCGCGAGGAGCAGGCCGCCGCCGGACAGGTCACGATCCACAGCCGCGAGACGATCGACAAGGGCGACATGATCAAGCACCGCTTCGGCTGGCACGTCGTCACTCGCGTGAACCCCAAGAGCGTGACCGTCGCTCTCGACTGGAACGACGGGACCCGCCCCTACAAAGTCGCCTACGCCGACGTGCAGGGACACCACACCGCCGCCGAGGTTGAGGCAGCCCGTACCGCGGCGACCGAGACGGCCGCCGCGAGCTGA
- a CDS encoding M23 family metallopeptidase, giving the protein MTRHHHTPRRRVHRFAVSAVALSVLLAIFTPAPAMAAAYPSWEDVEAARSSETSKQAQIGEITALLAELRDNADTARSAQDARVADYEKAQATLDDATYRADELQADADEATALAEQSRKQAGQLASTLSRAGGTNLTLALLTSPDSGSLLDQLASMTKLTEKTDAIYTTARTDSNTATALTAQADIARDALAGLAAAADAALADAIAAREDADTRVQEQQDYESTLRSQLAVLTENRAATEADYQTGEDARRAAEAARAAAEAARIAAQADATRIAEAARAAAPASSTPAGGAAPAGGGAPVAGPSSQGWVKPVSGRISSPFGPRPQQPVAGVNPFHYATDIVASCGTPVAAASSGTVSYSGAFGSYGNWILLEHGNGIQTGYAHNSTLLVDAGQTVTAGQIIALVGTTGASTGCHSHYETRTGGARVDPEPFMRARGVTLG; this is encoded by the coding sequence ATGACCCGCCACCATCACACCCCGCGCCGCAGGGTCCACCGCTTCGCGGTCTCCGCGGTCGCCCTCAGCGTCCTGCTGGCCATCTTCACTCCCGCTCCGGCGATGGCGGCGGCGTATCCGAGTTGGGAGGACGTCGAAGCGGCACGCTCCAGCGAGACCAGTAAGCAGGCGCAGATTGGGGAGATCACCGCGCTGCTCGCCGAGCTCCGTGACAACGCCGACACCGCGCGCAGCGCTCAGGACGCGCGCGTCGCCGACTACGAGAAGGCGCAGGCGACTCTCGACGACGCCACCTACCGAGCCGACGAGCTCCAGGCGGACGCGGACGAGGCGACCGCCCTTGCGGAGCAGTCCCGGAAGCAGGCCGGCCAGCTCGCGTCCACCCTTTCCCGCGCCGGCGGCACGAACCTCACTCTCGCGCTGCTGACCAGCCCCGACAGCGGCAGCCTGCTCGATCAGCTCGCATCGATGACCAAGCTGACGGAGAAGACCGACGCGATCTACACGACCGCCCGCACCGACTCCAACACCGCCACCGCCCTCACCGCTCAGGCAGACATTGCCCGCGACGCTCTCGCAGGCCTCGCGGCCGCCGCGGACGCCGCCCTCGCCGACGCGATCGCCGCGCGCGAGGACGCCGACACCCGCGTGCAGGAACAGCAGGACTACGAGAGCACCCTCCGCAGCCAGCTCGCCGTTCTCACCGAGAACCGCGCCGCGACCGAAGCCGACTACCAGACAGGCGAGGACGCGCGCCGCGCCGCGGAAGCAGCCCGAGCAGCCGCGGAAGCCGCCCGCATCGCCGCCCAGGCCGACGCCACCCGTATCGCCGAAGCTGCACGCGCCGCTGCGCCAGCCAGCAGCACTCCGGCCGGAGGCGCCGCACCCGCAGGTGGCGGGGCGCCGGTCGCCGGCCCTTCTTCCCAGGGGTGGGTGAAGCCCGTCTCCGGCCGCATCAGCAGCCCCTTCGGACCCCGCCCGCAACAGCCCGTCGCCGGCGTGAACCCCTTCCACTACGCGACCGACATCGTCGCCAGCTGCGGAACCCCCGTCGCCGCAGCCTCCAGCGGCACCGTCTCCTACTCGGGCGCCTTCGGCAGCTACGGCAACTGGATCCTCCTCGAGCACGGCAACGGGATCCAGACCGGCTACGCCCACAACTCCACCCTCCTCGTCGACGCCGGACAGACCGTCACCGCGGGCCAGATCATCGCCCTCGTCGGCACCACCGGAGCGTCCACCGGCTGCCACTCCCACTACGAGACCCGCACCGGGGGCGCCCGCGTGGACCCTGAACCGTTCATGCGAGCCCGCGGCGTCACCCTCGGATGA
- a CDS encoding cytochrome c oxidase assembly protein translates to MTHPRYLLTPIDETSHPAVPSTHPALDAAPQRPSRTTRVALILGAPLAAGAALLALAATGALDPDRLLIDPGVVATRGLPLARVLHDLAATLTVGLLLVALLLPRSNRAVGAVRETAIRWASWAAAAWVLSATAVLVFTVANAIGAPVSSPTFPAQLWFYITQLELGQVLLLSLAAAAAVHVITLLTSDRAWSVAAFALALFALLPLALTGHAAGADEHINAVNSLAVHLIGVTLWAGGLLGVVLLARRLGAALPDVAERYSRVAGFAFAAVALSGIINASLRLSDPTDLATPYGTLLIVKTTALLALGAVGAWHRARVLPGLRVEGRRRRTFLRLAAVELVIMAATIGVSVALSLSETPIGDATVNDPRRNLLGYPYPDPVTVARLFTSWHLDWIGLAAAVTVALWYLRTLTQLRRIGRTWPLRRTIAWCAGALVLLWATNGGPGVYAQVHLSTLLGQHLLLAAVVPALLVAGRPVDLHRANRAAHLPPFALPRASRRPGVLAQVLQRPSVAVVLFLANLAAYYGTDWLQWSLFFYQGRAAIIATSITTGLLLAAALSRRPGRTSDAIEQLLALLAAVAGLLILGWTLRDTGSILAPSWWIAMLYPDDAVLADQGRAGAVALIAATVTALTTSALLNLARRPRRTTEASA, encoded by the coding sequence GTGACGCACCCCCGCTACCTGCTGACCCCGATCGACGAGACGAGCCACCCCGCCGTGCCCAGCACACACCCCGCCCTCGACGCCGCACCGCAGCGCCCCTCACGGACAACCCGCGTCGCGCTGATCCTCGGCGCGCCCCTCGCGGCCGGCGCCGCGCTGCTCGCCCTCGCCGCGACCGGCGCCCTGGACCCCGACCGGCTCCTCATCGACCCCGGCGTCGTCGCCACCCGCGGCCTGCCCCTCGCCCGCGTCCTGCACGACCTCGCCGCGACACTCACCGTGGGCTTGCTCCTCGTCGCCCTTCTCTTGCCCCGCTCGAACCGTGCTGTGGGCGCGGTTCGAGAGACGGCGATCCGGTGGGCATCCTGGGCAGCCGCCGCCTGGGTCCTCTCCGCCACCGCGGTCCTCGTCTTCACCGTCGCCAACGCGATCGGAGCTCCGGTCAGCTCGCCCACGTTCCCCGCGCAGCTGTGGTTCTACATCACCCAGCTCGAGCTCGGGCAGGTCCTGCTGCTCTCCCTCGCCGCCGCCGCGGCCGTGCACGTGATCACCCTGCTCACCTCCGACCGGGCGTGGAGTGTCGCTGCGTTCGCGCTCGCCCTGTTCGCTCTGCTCCCGCTCGCGTTGACCGGTCACGCGGCTGGCGCCGACGAGCACATCAACGCAGTGAACAGCCTCGCCGTGCACTTGATCGGGGTGACCCTGTGGGCTGGAGGCCTGCTCGGTGTCGTCCTTCTCGCCCGGCGCCTCGGCGCGGCCCTTCCCGACGTCGCCGAGCGGTACTCGCGGGTGGCCGGGTTCGCGTTCGCCGCCGTCGCCCTCTCCGGGATCATCAACGCCTCCCTTCGCCTCTCCGACCCCACCGATCTCGCCACCCCCTACGGGACCCTGCTGATCGTCAAGACCACCGCCCTGCTGGCACTCGGCGCTGTCGGCGCGTGGCACCGCGCCCGAGTGCTGCCCGGCCTGCGAGTCGAGGGGCGGCGTCGCCGAACGTTCCTGCGCCTGGCCGCGGTGGAGCTGGTGATCATGGCCGCCACGATCGGTGTGTCCGTCGCGCTGTCTCTCTCTGAGACCCCGATCGGTGACGCGACGGTGAACGATCCCCGCCGCAACCTCCTCGGCTACCCCTACCCCGACCCGGTCACCGTCGCCCGCCTTTTCACCTCCTGGCACCTGGACTGGATCGGCCTTGCCGCCGCCGTGACCGTGGCCCTCTGGTACCTGCGCACCCTCACCCAGCTGCGCCGCATCGGCCGCACCTGGCCTCTCCGGCGCACGATCGCCTGGTGCGCCGGCGCTCTCGTGCTGCTCTGGGCGACCAACGGAGGACCCGGCGTCTACGCCCAGGTGCACCTCAGCACCCTCCTCGGACAGCACCTGCTTCTCGCCGCCGTCGTCCCCGCGCTGCTCGTCGCCGGGAGACCGGTCGACCTTCACCGCGCGAACCGCGCCGCACACCTGCCGCCATTCGCCCTCCCTCGTGCGTCACGCCGGCCCGGCGTTCTCGCGCAGGTGCTGCAGCGGCCCAGCGTCGCCGTGGTGCTGTTCCTCGCGAACCTCGCCGCGTACTACGGCACCGACTGGCTGCAATGGTCGCTGTTCTTCTACCAAGGGCGTGCCGCGATCATCGCCACCAGCATCACCACCGGACTGCTGCTCGCCGCTGCCCTCTCCCGTCGTCCCGGACGCACCAGCGACGCCATCGAGCAACTGCTCGCCCTGCTCGCCGCGGTCGCCGGTCTGCTCATCCTCGGCTGGACGCTGCGCGACACCGGCAGCATCCTTGCGCCGTCGTGGTGGATCGCGATGCTCTACCCCGACGACGCCGTCCTCGCCGATCAGGGCCGCGCGGGCGCGGTCGCCCTCATCGCCGCCACCGTCACCGCCCTGACCACCAGCGCACTCCTCAACCTCGCTCGACGACCCCGACGCACGACGGAGGCCTCCGCATGA
- a CDS encoding cytochrome c biogenesis protein CcdA, translated as MNWSETVFAGQLLLAAPIAILAGLVSFASPCVLPLVPGYLAYIGGNPDLATGSRRRLLLGVGLFISGFAVVFTAYGAAFGALGTWLLQWQDVITRILGAFVILMGIVFIGQIRFLQRTIKPRWKPATGLLGAPLLGVVFGLGWTPCFGPTLAAISALSLDGASAGRGALLGLLYCLGLGIPFLLIALGFSWASTATAFLKRHIRTINLLGGLLLILIGTAMLTGLWTEWIYRLQNLINGFVTPI; from the coding sequence GTGAACTGGAGCGAGACCGTCTTCGCCGGCCAGTTGCTGCTCGCCGCGCCCATCGCGATCCTCGCGGGACTGGTGTCCTTCGCGTCCCCGTGTGTGCTCCCCCTCGTTCCCGGCTACCTCGCCTACATCGGCGGGAACCCCGACCTCGCCACCGGAAGCCGCCGCCGACTGCTGCTCGGGGTGGGACTGTTCATCAGCGGCTTCGCCGTCGTGTTCACCGCCTACGGCGCCGCGTTCGGTGCCCTGGGCACGTGGCTGCTGCAATGGCAGGACGTCATCACCCGGATCCTCGGAGCGTTCGTGATCCTCATGGGCATCGTGTTCATCGGCCAGATCCGCTTCCTGCAACGCACCATCAAGCCGCGATGGAAGCCCGCGACCGGGCTGCTCGGCGCGCCCCTTCTCGGCGTCGTCTTCGGCCTGGGCTGGACGCCCTGCTTCGGACCCACCCTCGCCGCGATCTCCGCCCTCAGCCTCGACGGCGCCTCCGCCGGCCGCGGCGCCCTCCTCGGGCTGCTCTACTGCCTCGGCTTAGGGATCCCGTTCCTGCTCATCGCCCTCGGCTTCTCCTGGGCGAGCACCGCAACAGCGTTCCTCAAACGCCACATCCGCACCATCAACCTCCTCGGCGGCCTCCTGCTCATCCTCATCGGCACCGCCATGCTCACAGGCCTCTGGACCGAATGGATCTACCGCCTCCAGAACCTCATCAACGGCTTCGTCACCCCCATCTGA
- a CDS encoding TlpA disulfide reductase family protein, translating to MTGVPRRTLLTLPIVAAVALTTTGCTQDQLSEQYRTGSNKNYVAGDGTVIEWPAETRGEPVEFTGLSETGETITAEDYRGTVLVVNFWYAACAPCRAEAPDLQALYEQYTGQGAEFLGVNVRDQADTAAAFAQTYGITYPSIVDVDAAAQLAFSGEFAANAVPTTIVLDAEGRPASRILGRVTARSILDTLIADAIAETAP from the coding sequence GTGACCGGCGTCCCGCGACGCACCCTGCTCACCCTCCCGATCGTCGCGGCCGTCGCACTGACCACGACCGGCTGCACCCAGGATCAGCTGTCGGAGCAGTACCGAACCGGGTCGAACAAGAACTACGTCGCGGGCGATGGGACCGTCATCGAGTGGCCGGCCGAGACCCGGGGCGAGCCGGTGGAGTTCACCGGGCTCAGCGAGACGGGCGAGACGATCACGGCCGAGGACTACCGCGGCACGGTCCTGGTCGTGAACTTCTGGTACGCCGCCTGCGCCCCCTGCCGCGCGGAAGCACCCGACCTGCAGGCCCTGTACGAGCAGTACACCGGGCAGGGCGCTGAGTTCCTCGGCGTCAACGTGCGCGACCAGGCCGACACCGCAGCCGCCTTCGCCCAGACGTACGGCATCACCTACCCCTCGATCGTCGACGTCGACGCGGCCGCGCAACTCGCGTTCTCCGGAGAATTCGCCGCGAACGCCGTCCCCACCACCATCGTCCTGGACGCGGAGGGGCGCCCCGCGTCACGCATCCTCGGACGAGTCACCGCCCGCTCCATCCTCGACACCCTCATCGCGGATGCCATCGCGGAGACGGCCCCGTGA
- a CDS encoding thioredoxin domain-containing protein, translating to MKTSTKVNLIAIGAVVLIVAVIAAITTFRPFSPSREEVAATTAVLEENTHRLDVAENGEVTLVEFLDFECEVCGQVYPTIEELREEYAGRVTFATRYFPIPSHRNSKNAAIAVEAAAQQDRFEDMYDRMFQTQASWGESQDSKADVFRGFAEELGLDMAQFDADVADPATAERVDFDFQAGQDLGVQGTPTIFVNDEAIDLQRLGDIKAALDAALTS from the coding sequence ATGAAAACCAGCACCAAGGTCAACCTCATCGCGATCGGCGCCGTCGTCCTGATCGTCGCGGTCATCGCGGCGATCACGACGTTCCGCCCGTTCTCGCCCTCACGCGAGGAGGTCGCCGCGACGACCGCGGTCCTGGAGGAGAACACCCACCGTCTCGACGTCGCCGAGAACGGGGAAGTGACGCTGGTGGAGTTCCTCGACTTCGAATGCGAAGTCTGCGGGCAGGTGTACCCGACCATCGAGGAACTGCGGGAGGAGTACGCCGGCCGGGTCACGTTCGCGACCCGCTACTTCCCGATCCCCTCGCACCGCAATTCGAAGAACGCCGCGATCGCGGTCGAAGCCGCCGCGCAGCAGGACCGGTTCGAGGACATGTACGACCGGATGTTCCAGACGCAGGCCAGCTGGGGCGAGAGCCAGGACTCCAAGGCCGACGTGTTCCGCGGCTTCGCCGAGGAGCTCGGACTGGACATGGCCCAGTTCGACGCCGACGTCGCCGACCCGGCCACCGCCGAGCGCGTCGACTTCGACTTCCAGGCCGGCCAGGACCTCGGCGTGCAGGGCACCCCCACCATCTTCGTCAACGACGAGGCGATCGACCTTCAACGACTCGGCGACATCAAGGCAGCCCTCGACGCCGCGCTCACCTCGTGA
- a CDS encoding metalloregulator ArsR/SmtB family transcription factor produces MSTDTPDSPPAAPAASLPVDAMPSTAMIEDLADVFGLLGDPGRLRILITLLPGPRTVGELAEHSGLSPSATSHALRLLRSHRVVEVHRSGRNASYTIADEHVREFLERGLEHIGHTVLVHTLPRSSHTETDERSGTDCSREP; encoded by the coding sequence ATGAGCACCGACACCCCCGACTCCCCGCCCGCAGCGCCCGCCGCCTCGCTTCCCGTCGACGCGATGCCCTCCACCGCGATGATCGAGGATCTCGCCGACGTCTTCGGGCTCCTCGGCGATCCCGGACGCCTGCGGATCCTCATCACCCTGCTCCCCGGCCCGCGCACCGTCGGCGAGCTCGCCGAGCACAGCGGTCTCAGCCCCTCCGCGACCTCGCACGCACTGCGGCTGCTGCGCTCGCACCGCGTCGTCGAGGTGCACCGTTCCGGCCGGAACGCGTCGTACACGATCGCCGACGAGCACGTGCGCGAGTTCCTCGAACGCGGTCTCGAGCACATCGGTCACACCGTCCTCGTGCACACCCTCCCCCGCAGCTCCCACACCGAGACCGACGAGCGCTCCGGCACGGACTGCTCCCGCGAACCCTGA
- a CDS encoding cation diffusion facilitator family transporter: MGSDHAHGSAVSAAGKHRRPLVIAFCLTAAYMVVEFVVGFSVNSLALISDAAHMGTDVLGLGMALAAITLASRPATSQRTYGFYRLEVLAALANGILLFAVAGYVIFEAVQRFSEPPAVPGAPLLITAVIGLIINLISFRLLMAGSKESLNLKGAYLEVMGDLLGSVGVIVAAIILLTTGWPYADPIIGVGIGLFILPRTWNLTRQALRILMESAPDDVDMPAIQRDVLAVPGVVALHDLHVWTITSGMDSASGHIVLERGADYEKVLAGVLVVLKDTHHIEHVTIQCEPEEFSETTNLI, translated from the coding sequence GTGGGATCTGATCACGCTCACGGGTCCGCCGTGTCCGCCGCCGGCAAGCACCGCCGACCCCTCGTCATCGCGTTCTGCCTCACCGCGGCGTACATGGTGGTCGAGTTCGTCGTCGGGTTCTCCGTCAACTCGCTCGCGCTCATCTCCGACGCCGCCCACATGGGCACCGACGTCCTCGGGCTCGGAATGGCGCTGGCGGCGATCACGCTCGCCTCCCGCCCCGCGACCTCGCAGCGCACCTACGGCTTCTACCGGCTCGAGGTCCTCGCGGCGCTGGCGAACGGGATCCTGCTGTTCGCGGTCGCCGGGTACGTGATCTTCGAGGCCGTGCAGCGCTTCTCCGAACCGCCCGCGGTCCCGGGAGCGCCGCTGCTGATCACCGCGGTGATCGGGCTGATCATCAACCTGATCAGCTTCCGGCTGCTGATGGCGGGATCCAAGGAGAGCCTGAACCTCAAGGGCGCCTACCTCGAAGTGATGGGCGACCTGCTCGGATCCGTCGGCGTGATCGTCGCCGCGATCATCCTGCTCACCACCGGCTGGCCGTACGCGGACCCGATCATCGGTGTCGGCATCGGACTGTTCATCCTGCCCCGCACCTGGAACCTCACCCGCCAAGCGCTGCGGATCCTGATGGAATCCGCTCCCGACGACGTCGACATGCCCGCCATTCAGCGCGACGTCCTCGCCGTGCCGGGCGTGGTCGCGCTGCACGATCTGCACGTCTGGACCATCACCTCCGGGATGGACAGCGCGAGCGGGCACATCGTCCTCGAACGCGGCGCCGACTACGAGAAGGTCCTCGCCGGCGTCCTCGTCGTCCTCAAGGACACCCACCACATCGAGCACGTCACCATCCAGTGCGAGCCCGAAGAGTTCTCCGAGACCACGAACCTGATCTAG
- a CDS encoding M23 family metallopeptidase has translation MALPGTLLPASSAAASQTPGVSAAVSAQAFVASDLPDSIVIRDNFTAAAAPARIVEVTTETTDAVGPLDATDDDSEAATETGSTATELSSGSVRWPFPVGVRISDDYGPRVAPCSGCSTFHKGLDMTPGAGTPISAVADGVVRETGETDTGFGNYAVIDHVVDGELVSTLYAHMEWGSLTVSEGQPVKAGQRLGAVGSTGQSTGPHLHLEVWEGGTDPIDPYAWLSNNAG, from the coding sequence ATGGCCCTCCCGGGCACGCTGCTGCCCGCCTCCAGTGCGGCCGCCTCGCAGACCCCGGGAGTCTCCGCCGCGGTCAGCGCGCAAGCCTTCGTCGCCTCCGACCTGCCTGACAGCATCGTCATCCGCGACAACTTCACCGCCGCCGCTGCACCCGCACGCATCGTCGAGGTCACCACCGAGACGACCGACGCCGTGGGCCCCCTCGACGCAACTGACGACGATTCGGAAGCAGCAACCGAGACCGGGTCCACGGCGACCGAGCTCTCCAGCGGCTCCGTGCGCTGGCCCTTCCCCGTCGGCGTGCGCATCTCCGATGACTACGGCCCTCGAGTGGCGCCGTGCAGCGGCTGCTCCACCTTCCACAAAGGCCTGGACATGACCCCCGGCGCCGGCACGCCGATCAGCGCCGTCGCCGACGGCGTGGTCCGCGAGACCGGCGAGACCGACACCGGGTTCGGCAACTACGCCGTCATCGATCACGTCGTCGACGGCGAACTCGTGAGCACCCTCTACGCCCACATGGAGTGGGGATCCCTCACCGTCTCCGAAGGGCAACCGGTGAAAGCCGGTCAGCGTCTGGGCGCTGTCGGCTCCACCGGTCAGAGCACCGGACCCCACCTGCACCTCGAGGTGTGGGAGGGCGGCACCGACCCCATCGACCCCTACGCCTGGCTCTCGAACAATGCGGGATAG
- a CDS encoding copper resistance CopC family protein, which yields MPLPLPTRLHRPVLLGVALAAAATLGLVLPVAPAAAHTGVQSSSPSADATVTVAPSEVTLTFGHEVGSDPTNNVSLVQVVREGDDLFYSNGCAEVDAESVTTGVALGESGRYLVAAKIVTADGHVSTAEYGFTYDRPADAVAKTGVSQPPVCGGDTSASGAPESLFAPYEAPIPTIVLVGIALAFFALLAVVVLFLVRRAAPRPAGSGGEPPTSE from the coding sequence ATGCCGCTCCCTCTCCCCACCCGACTGCACCGCCCCGTCCTGCTCGGCGTCGCTCTGGCGGCAGCGGCGACGCTGGGCCTGGTCCTTCCCGTCGCGCCCGCAGCGGCTCACACCGGCGTGCAATCCAGCAGCCCGTCCGCGGACGCGACGGTGACCGTGGCGCCCTCGGAGGTGACTCTGACGTTTGGGCACGAGGTGGGCTCTGACCCGACGAACAACGTCTCGCTCGTGCAGGTGGTGCGCGAAGGCGACGACCTGTTCTACTCCAACGGCTGCGCCGAGGTCGACGCCGAATCGGTGACGACCGGTGTCGCGCTGGGGGAGAGCGGCCGCTACCTGGTGGCGGCGAAGATCGTGACCGCGGACGGGCACGTCTCGACCGCCGAGTACGGCTTCACCTACGACCGGCCCGCGGACGCCGTCGCGAAGACCGGCGTCTCCCAGCCTCCCGTCTGCGGCGGCGACACGTCCGCGTCGGGAGCGCCGGAGTCGCTGTTCGCCCCCTACGAAGCTCCCATCCCCACCATCGTCCTGGTCGGGATCGCGTTGGCGTTCTTCGCGCTCCTCGCGGTCGTCGTCCTCTTCCTCGTGCGCCGGGCAGCACCGCGCCCCGCCGGGTCCGGCGGTGAACCGCCGACCTCGGAGTGA